In Paenibacillus sp. G2S3, a single window of DNA contains:
- a CDS encoding sigma-70 family RNA polymerase sigma factor, whose translation MEVIQGTADRYKNIERSRGAMMSNEEFTRMYDTYYKRVYKYISYRINNHHVSEDICSQVFETVMCKYYSFSEEKSNFEVWLFAIVRNAVTDYFRGQKKRSYTSLDSLLELIFPKPSPEELAIREDNNQALFKALSKLREKERNIIAMKYGAGLKNSEVAQIMGVSESNIGVVLHRSLKKLHISLKAGGFNHE comes from the coding sequence ATGGAAGTTATCCAAGGTACTGCGGACCGTTACAAGAATATCGAAAGATCACGTGGTGCCATGATGTCAAACGAGGAATTTACCCGGATGTACGATACGTACTACAAACGTGTTTACAAATATATTAGTTATCGTATTAATAACCACCACGTGTCGGAGGACATTTGTAGTCAGGTGTTTGAGACGGTGATGTGTAAGTATTACAGCTTTTCAGAAGAAAAATCGAATTTTGAGGTTTGGCTGTTTGCCATTGTAAGGAACGCTGTGACGGATTACTTCCGGGGGCAGAAGAAAAGAAGCTACACCTCACTAGATTCTTTGCTGGAGCTCATATTTCCCAAGCCGTCTCCGGAGGAACTGGCGATTCGTGAGGATAATAATCAAGCACTGTTTAAGGCGCTCTCCAAGCTGCGTGAGAAGGAACGTAATATCATTGCAATGAAATATGGGGCTGGGCTGAAAAATTCCGAAGTCGCACAGATCATGGGCGTCAGTGAGTCCAATATTGGTGTCGTATTGCATAGAAGTCTGAAGAAACTGCATATTTCCTTAAAAGCAGGAGGATTCAACCATGAATAA
- a CDS encoding Lrp/AsnC family transcriptional regulator, which produces MDHVDKQILFYLQNQARISMTELGKCVGLSQPAVTERVRRMEEKGIIEEYRTIISPEKIGKNAAAYMLFRTRDCLAFLDFVHASPQVAECHRISGEHSYLLKVVTESTHALEEFGNQCDKYGTYTILIVMSSPIDHRFLIHSLEEASRVD; this is translated from the coding sequence GTGGATCATGTAGACAAACAAATTCTCTTCTATCTTCAAAATCAAGCGAGGATTTCAATGACAGAACTGGGGAAATGCGTAGGTCTGTCCCAACCTGCTGTAACGGAACGAGTTAGAAGAATGGAAGAGAAAGGAATCATTGAGGAATATCGCACCATCATCTCCCCTGAAAAAATCGGAAAAAATGCGGCAGCCTATATGTTGTTTCGGACTAGAGACTGCCTGGCATTTCTTGATTTCGTCCATGCATCTCCCCAAGTTGCCGAGTGCCACCGTATAAGTGGAGAACACAGCTATTTATTAAAAGTAGTGACCGAATCTACACATGCTCTTGAAGAGTTTGGCAATCAATGTGATAAGTATGGAACCTATACGATCCTGATTGTTATGTCTTCACCGATCGATCATAGATTTCTCATTCATTCTCTCGAAGAGGCATCTAGAGTTGACTAA
- a CDS encoding MFS transporter has protein sequence MRLSHSRNNIITLAAICLSALMFGLEISSVPVILPTLEKVLHGNLKDMQWIMNAYTIACATVLMAVGTLADRYGRRRIFIISLILFGITSLICGLAQSTSVLIVSRFLQGVGAGAMQICQIAILSHRFQEGEERSKAFSTWGIVFGIGLGFGPIIGGMIVAVLNWHWVFLVHVPLTIFTLILVFSGVEESSDPQAKKLDIIGIVTLSLTVFGLVYFITQGSELGFTSTASISTLVAVAISFIVFLFAEKHSAHPMFDFSVFKIRNFSGALLGSIGMNFSFWPFMIYLPIYFQSGLGYGIVIAGLSVLAYALPTLVIPPLAERFSLRYQPRIVIPLGLFVIGWGFILMKYGSGGDHASWLTMLPGSLLAGIGLGLTNTPVTNTTTGSVPSTRAGMASGIDMSARLISLAINIAVMGFILQEGIFSYLKRALPETVDALQLRSLAEKTAAGNTSSLHQGFPELSSLDASGAIVHASLVHGFGLVMLYGGIGVWVLAAISFIIFGSKRALLHK, from the coding sequence ATGAGGCTCTCCCACTCCCGCAATAATATAATCACATTAGCTGCTATATGTTTGTCCGCATTGATGTTTGGCCTCGAAATTTCCAGTGTGCCTGTGATACTCCCTACCCTGGAAAAGGTATTGCACGGCAACCTCAAGGATATGCAATGGATTATGAACGCCTACACCATTGCCTGTGCGACAGTTCTGATGGCTGTTGGAACGCTGGCTGATCGGTATGGAAGGAGGCGTATTTTTATTATCAGCCTCATCTTGTTCGGTATTACATCTTTGATTTGTGGCTTGGCGCAAAGCACATCGGTTCTGATCGTCAGCCGGTTTCTTCAAGGCGTGGGTGCTGGCGCGATGCAGATTTGCCAGATAGCCATTCTTTCACATCGGTTTCAGGAAGGAGAAGAACGCAGCAAAGCCTTTAGCACATGGGGGATCGTGTTCGGTATCGGTCTCGGTTTTGGACCTATCATTGGCGGTATGATAGTGGCTGTATTGAACTGGCATTGGGTTTTTCTGGTCCATGTCCCACTGACCATTTTTACTTTGATCCTTGTCTTCAGCGGCGTGGAGGAGTCCAGCGATCCACAGGCGAAAAAGCTGGACATTATCGGCATCGTCACGCTTTCGTTGACGGTTTTTGGCCTGGTCTATTTTATCACACAAGGGTCGGAACTTGGCTTTACCAGTACAGCATCCATCAGCACCCTTGTTGCAGTGGCGATAAGTTTCATTGTATTTCTATTTGCGGAGAAGCACAGTGCCCATCCAATGTTCGACTTTTCCGTATTCAAGATACGTAATTTTTCTGGTGCTCTCCTTGGCTCCATCGGGATGAATTTCAGTTTTTGGCCATTCATGATCTATCTTCCGATTTATTTCCAGAGCGGGCTTGGTTACGGCATCGTAATCGCCGGGTTGTCTGTTCTGGCTTATGCACTGCCCACCCTGGTAATTCCGCCTCTGGCAGAGCGATTTTCGCTCCGCTATCAACCGCGCATAGTTATCCCATTGGGTCTATTCGTTATCGGCTGGGGCTTCATTTTGATGAAGTATGGCAGCGGCGGCGATCACGCCAGCTGGTTGACTATGCTCCCCGGCTCTCTGTTGGCTGGTATTGGGCTGGGATTAACCAACACGCCTGTGACCAACACGACTACCGGCTCGGTACCTAGTACCCGTGCAGGCATGGCTTCCGGCATAGACATGAGTGCCAGATTAATCAGCCTAGCCATCAACATCGCCGTAATGGGCTTCATTTTACAGGAAGGCATCTTTTCTTATTTGAAGAGGGCTCTCCCTGAGACTGTCGATGCATTACAATTGCGATCTTTGGCCGAAAAAACAGCTGCCGGAAACACTTCGTCTCTCCATCAGGGTTTTCCAGAACTATCCTCACTGGATGCATCCGGAGCTATCGTCCATGCATCACTTGTACACGGCTTTGGTTTGGTGATGCTCTATGGCGGTATTGGTGTCTGGGTTTTGGCCGCGATCAGTTTTATTATTTTTGGATCCAAGAGAGCATTGTTGCATAAGTAG
- a CDS encoding AraC family transcriptional regulator — MPRKKKPVIEYRHYSLPINFPILLLSGERWKISDIKSEHLHFHNHLEIGICHSDSGIMEIKGESVPFKAGDVTFIPRYLPHTTYSSPNEASLWSYIFFSPEDLFQHSFKSAYSDFEPNLWAIKGMNCILNKEEHPKVYTLATSVVEELKHKNPYYQESAYGLLLSLYIELLRIHSRNEPLAEQEIEHNLKGDFVISPVLEYITKNYMTPITIDDLADLCHLSTTHFRRKFHEIMGTAPLDFLNSTRIEEACKQLKSTDASILSISEQVGFQSISSFNRCFSKLMGESPKQWRKAAHSEAQSAKASILEFTGWV; from the coding sequence ATGCCCAGAAAAAAGAAGCCCGTCATTGAATACCGCCACTACAGCTTGCCGATAAACTTCCCTATTCTACTGTTAAGCGGTGAACGTTGGAAGATTTCCGATATCAAAAGTGAACATCTCCATTTCCATAACCATTTAGAGATTGGCATTTGTCATTCGGATAGCGGCATCATGGAGATCAAAGGTGAATCCGTACCCTTTAAAGCCGGAGATGTGACCTTCATCCCTAGGTATCTGCCTCATACCACGTATAGTTCGCCAAATGAAGCTAGTCTTTGGTCTTATATCTTTTTTTCGCCAGAGGACCTTTTTCAGCATTCATTCAAAAGCGCTTATAGTGACTTCGAGCCAAATTTGTGGGCGATCAAGGGAATGAATTGTATTTTGAACAAGGAGGAACATCCCAAGGTTTATACCCTTGCGACATCGGTCGTAGAGGAATTGAAGCACAAAAATCCTTACTATCAGGAAAGCGCCTACGGCTTATTATTATCCCTTTATATAGAACTGCTTAGAATCCATTCCCGGAATGAACCTTTGGCAGAGCAAGAAATAGAGCATAACCTGAAAGGTGATTTTGTCATCTCTCCGGTTCTGGAGTACATCACCAAAAACTATATGACACCTATCACCATTGATGATCTGGCTGATCTGTGCCATCTAAGCACCACTCATTTTCGCAGAAAATTCCATGAGATCATGGGGACCGCACCTCTAGATTTCCTAAACAGTACCCGCATTGAAGAGGCCTGCAAGCAGTTAAAAAGCACGGATGCTTCCATCCTCTCCATCTCTGAACAAGTCGGCTTTCAGTCCATTTCCAGCTTCAACCGATGTTTCTCCAAGCTTATGGGCGAATCTCCCAAACAATGGCGTAAAGCCGCACATTCCGAAGCCCAATCTGCAAAAGCATCTATATTGGAGTTTACGGGGTGGGTATAG
- a CDS encoding ABC transporter permease: MKFSQFLKSKGAIGSIFMGVFYAIAMLGIFLPGYTALPGNMDDLKIAIVNDDAGQYGAQISSQFSESLPFKTIKTDVSNKKAMDELEHNKLALVVHIPEEFSANVQSGKVSASIDFTVNEASATMVSSAMSSVVGEINKQLSANFSEQTAKGVLMNFNVPEEQATAMATQIENSYVGNYVVINDVPDGMHNNMLPMFLTMAGYVGAMIASMQLVASFKANRGKASKTKLFMFVQLTALLIAVLSTVVALAIAFSIADVDLSLLLPVGAQQILMYMAAFNVCAIMVFLVGEGGMVLNIPILLMQTIANGATMPRDMMYTPYDWFGRITPMYYSVQAYLAQMFGSISPAPFLWGLAGVFAGAMMINIVIVRFVHKPVPVTKEAILPVEVKNTAEITA; encoded by the coding sequence TTGAAGTTTTCACAGTTTTTGAAGTCCAAAGGAGCCATTGGTTCTATTTTTATGGGTGTGTTCTATGCCATTGCGATGCTTGGTATTTTCTTACCAGGGTATACAGCACTTCCAGGGAACATGGATGATTTAAAAATTGCTATCGTCAATGATGATGCAGGTCAATATGGGGCTCAGATTTCGAGTCAATTTTCGGAGAGCTTACCATTCAAAACGATAAAAACCGATGTGTCGAATAAAAAGGCGATGGATGAATTAGAGCATAATAAGTTAGCTCTAGTTGTCCATATTCCAGAAGAATTTTCCGCCAACGTTCAAAGCGGTAAGGTATCCGCTAGTATTGATTTCACAGTCAACGAAGCTTCTGCCACCATGGTATCTTCAGCCATGTCTTCTGTTGTAGGAGAAATTAACAAACAATTAAGCGCGAACTTCTCAGAGCAAACCGCAAAAGGTGTGTTAATGAACTTTAACGTACCAGAAGAACAAGCAACCGCAATGGCTACACAAATTGAAAATAGTTATGTCGGGAATTATGTTGTCATCAATGATGTTCCGGACGGCATGCACAACAACATGCTACCTATGTTCTTAACTATGGCTGGTTATGTTGGGGCAATGATTGCATCCATGCAATTAGTTGCTTCTTTTAAAGCGAACCGCGGGAAAGCGAGCAAGACAAAACTGTTTATGTTCGTTCAATTAACAGCTTTATTAATCGCTGTATTATCAACAGTCGTTGCTTTAGCCATAGCATTCTCTATTGCAGATGTAGACCTATCCTTACTGTTACCAGTTGGTGCTCAGCAAATTCTAATGTATATGGCTGCATTTAACGTATGTGCGATTATGGTCTTCCTAGTTGGCGAAGGCGGTATGGTCTTAAATATTCCAATCCTGCTCATGCAAACCATCGCCAATGGTGCTACCATGCCTCGTGATATGATGTATACACCATATGATTGGTTCGGCCGCATCACACCGATGTATTATTCTGTACAAGCTTATTTGGCACAAATGTTTGGTTCCATCAGTCCAGCACCCTTCTTATGGGGATTAGCAGGCGTATTTGCCGGGGCTATGATGATTAACATTGTAATCGTCCGGTTTGTTCATAAACCTGTCCCTGTGACTAAAGAAGCTATACTGCCCGTTGAAGTTAAAAATACAGCTGAAATAACCGCCTAG
- a CDS encoding FAD-binding oxidoreductase has product MNKVIVIGAGILGASAAYQLSKLGAEVIIIDRKDVGQATDAAAGIICPWLSQRRNKAWYRLAKAGASFYPALIQELEEAGEAKTGYAKVGAICIHDDLKKLHAMKERAELRREDAPEIGELTMLTDLEAQEKFPLLSEGYHALHVSGAARVDGRELRDALLRAAQRNGAQMIEGDAILEHDDHEIKGVRVGEQTFTADEVIVCAGAWSNVVLHPLGIMLQVRYQKAQIMHLKLAEQASTEQWPVVMPPTDQYILAFADQNIVVGATHENDVVGYDTSVTAGGMQEILNKGLQTASGLADCSLNEIRVGFRPFTADFLPVLGRVQGWNKLIVANGLGSSGLTMGPFLGEQLSKLAMDQQVDIPLEDYALEHAINE; this is encoded by the coding sequence ATGAACAAGGTTATTGTAATTGGTGCAGGGATATTAGGGGCTTCAGCAGCTTATCAGCTAAGTAAGTTAGGTGCTGAGGTCATCATTATAGATCGTAAGGATGTTGGACAAGCAACGGATGCAGCAGCAGGGATTATTTGTCCATGGTTGTCTCAACGCAGAAACAAAGCATGGTATCGTCTTGCTAAAGCGGGAGCAAGCTTTTATCCGGCACTTATTCAAGAGTTGGAAGAGGCCGGAGAAGCGAAGACTGGATACGCAAAAGTAGGAGCGATATGTATTCATGATGATCTGAAAAAATTACATGCGATGAAAGAAAGAGCGGAGCTTCGCAGAGAGGACGCCCCTGAAATAGGTGAGCTTACGATGCTGACGGATCTTGAAGCACAAGAGAAGTTTCCCTTATTATCGGAAGGTTATCATGCGCTGCATGTATCGGGTGCAGCAAGAGTGGATGGACGTGAATTACGTGATGCTTTGCTAAGGGCGGCACAACGTAACGGTGCGCAAATGATTGAGGGAGATGCAATTCTTGAGCATGATGATCATGAAATTAAAGGGGTTCGCGTAGGAGAACAGACATTCACAGCTGATGAGGTGATTGTGTGCGCAGGGGCTTGGTCCAATGTGGTGCTTCATCCGCTCGGGATCATGCTCCAGGTGCGTTATCAGAAGGCTCAAATTATGCACTTGAAGCTTGCTGAACAAGCGAGTACAGAGCAATGGCCTGTGGTAATGCCGCCTACAGATCAATATATCCTTGCATTTGCGGATCAAAATATCGTAGTAGGTGCTACTCACGAAAATGATGTTGTGGGTTATGATACCTCTGTAACCGCAGGTGGAATGCAAGAAATTTTAAATAAAGGTCTTCAAACGGCTTCCGGTCTTGCAGATTGCAGCCTAAATGAAATAAGAGTAGGCTTCCGTCCATTTACAGCAGATTTTCTTCCCGTGTTGGGCAGGGTTCAAGGATGGAATAAACTAATTGTTGCTAATGGACTAGGTTCATCGGGATTAACGATGGGACCCTTTCTTGGTGAGCAGCTATCCAAGCTAGCCATGGATCAACAGGTTGATATTCCGCTTGAAGATTATGCATTAGAGCATGCGATAAATGAGTAG
- a CDS encoding restriction endonuclease-like protein: MDLPLTGSLNQTVELLRVETELFTLFLQGRPYHPTVETLQLHRSSGQEWVSAQLGIFCSERLGNVQIKVFSPDAHGMVDWQQRESAFPCFYETQSYELVIQKKTAANLSFYHENVLLRQAIKPLGESILAGVLNFGNEVGLTEWEIRSSGQALLRVEMEIFPSKMDYKLDYQNILNEVNEQIYNLAFDFLRKTYQLTGLRETQHQSLTEFFTILQHVFRQLLDAVERINKNPNYALLQDRRLVDANRVKKAGRENIRELAKHPERLREDMNHGFLSIGSRNYTATHLMETRRRLAYDTNENRFIRWMLERIHGKLKELKSRWKIKNRTPDPLLIKRIDTMLTQLERVLKMDFLREAGVLKQMSVTLVLQMAPGYREVYRCYLMLLKGLSIQSDLFRLSMKDVARLYEYWCFLKLNQLLGQKYKLVKQDIIKVNRNGIFVTLDRSQSAKMVYENPVNGEQFILYYNAIPSSDRTPTLSQRPDNVLTLKKKDAGKIKEYKYVFDAKYRLNPAYEGTSYHQKYGQPGPEEDDINTMHRYRDAIVYQEKDSGEYERSMFGAYVLFPYPDEERYKTHQFYKSIELLNIGALPFLPNSTSLVEQFLDEIIQDSPEKAYERSTRPRGTKEYYANQLAGKNVLVGSVRGPKQVEVARQHSFYHVPVENLASQKIITQIEYVAMCQSRRKFIDPAKTGIHWVGKVVDWEVVKRKEIKEIVPEPHKEEKDYVRFTVEEWIPLKPHIALGGQGINTVLYTSKYVLDRALEIAELRLETEEDLREWREKRRKGRVKVKVDHEQFVDLGKVVEVRNI, from the coding sequence ATGGATTTACCTCTTACTGGCTCTCTTAATCAGACGGTAGAATTGCTCCGTGTAGAAACGGAGCTCTTTACGCTTTTTCTTCAAGGACGGCCTTATCATCCTACTGTGGAGACATTGCAGCTTCATCGTTCTTCAGGTCAGGAATGGGTGAGTGCGCAGCTAGGGATTTTTTGCTCCGAACGGCTTGGTAATGTTCAGATTAAAGTCTTTTCCCCTGATGCCCATGGGATGGTGGACTGGCAGCAGAGGGAGTCTGCTTTTCCTTGTTTTTATGAGACACAGTCGTATGAGCTGGTGATTCAGAAGAAGACCGCTGCTAACCTATCTTTTTATCATGAAAATGTGCTGCTTCGGCAAGCGATTAAGCCCCTAGGTGAGTCTATTCTTGCGGGTGTGCTGAACTTTGGGAATGAGGTCGGTTTGACGGAATGGGAGATCCGCAGTTCGGGACAGGCTTTACTGCGGGTAGAGATGGAGATCTTCCCCTCTAAAATGGATTACAAGCTGGATTACCAGAATATTTTAAATGAAGTGAATGAGCAGATTTATAATTTGGCCTTTGATTTTTTGCGCAAAACCTACCAACTAACAGGCTTGCGGGAAACGCAGCATCAGAGCTTAACTGAGTTCTTCACAATACTACAGCATGTCTTTAGACAGCTCTTGGATGCTGTTGAGCGGATTAACAAAAATCCTAATTACGCTCTGCTTCAGGACCGCCGACTAGTGGACGCCAATCGGGTCAAAAAGGCCGGAAGAGAGAACATCCGCGAGCTCGCGAAGCATCCTGAACGATTAAGAGAAGACATGAACCATGGATTCTTGAGCATCGGCAGCCGAAATTACACAGCCACACATTTAATGGAGACACGAAGACGCCTCGCCTATGATACTAATGAGAACCGGTTCATCCGCTGGATGCTGGAACGCATTCATGGAAAGCTGAAAGAGCTCAAGAGTCGCTGGAAGATTAAAAACCGAACCCCAGATCCATTACTAATAAAAAGGATAGACACCATGCTCACTCAGCTAGAGCGGGTGCTCAAAATGGATTTCTTGCGTGAGGCTGGAGTACTGAAGCAAATGTCCGTTACGCTGGTGCTGCAGATGGCCCCTGGATACCGCGAAGTCTATCGCTGTTATCTAATGCTGCTTAAAGGCCTGTCCATCCAAAGCGATCTGTTTCGCTTATCCATGAAGGATGTCGCTCGGCTCTATGAGTACTGGTGCTTCTTAAAGCTGAATCAGCTCCTGGGGCAGAAGTATAAACTGGTGAAGCAGGATATTATTAAGGTGAATCGGAACGGTATTTTTGTTACACTTGACCGCTCGCAGAGCGCTAAGATGGTGTACGAGAATCCAGTTAACGGAGAGCAGTTCATCCTGTATTATAATGCGATTCCTAGCTCGGATAGGACCCCGACGCTCAGTCAGCGTCCGGATAATGTACTGACACTGAAGAAGAAGGATGCTGGCAAAATCAAAGAGTATAAGTATGTCTTCGATGCAAAGTACCGGTTAAATCCTGCTTATGAGGGGACTTCCTATCATCAGAAATATGGACAACCTGGACCGGAAGAGGATGACATCAACACGATGCACCGCTATCGGGACGCCATAGTGTATCAGGAGAAAGATTCGGGGGAATACGAACGAAGTATGTTCGGTGCCTATGTGTTATTTCCCTATCCGGATGAGGAGCGGTATAAGACCCACCAATTTTACAAAAGCATCGAGCTATTGAATATTGGCGCTTTGCCATTCCTACCGAATTCTACAAGCCTGGTGGAGCAATTCTTGGATGAGATTATTCAGGATAGTCCGGAAAAGGCTTATGAACGATCTACTCGTCCACGCGGTACGAAAGAATACTATGCCAACCAACTCGCGGGTAAAAATGTTCTTGTCGGCTCTGTTCGTGGCCCCAAACAAGTGGAGGTGGCCAGGCAGCATTCTTTTTACCATGTACCTGTGGAGAACCTTGCAAGCCAGAAGATAATAACCCAAATCGAATATGTAGCGATGTGCCAATCCAGAAGAAAATTCATCGATCCTGCAAAGACAGGGATTCATTGGGTGGGTAAAGTGGTAGATTGGGAAGTGGTGAAACGAAAGGAAATAAAGGAGATTGTCCCTGAGCCTCATAAGGAAGAGAAAGATTATGTTAGATTCACTGTCGAGGAATGGATACCTTTAAAGCCTCACATTGCTTTAGGGGGACAGGGAATAAATACAGTCCTTTACACAAGCAAATATGTCCTAGACCGAGCGCTGGAAATCGCGGAGCTTCGCTTGGAAACGGAGGAAGATCTTCGTGAATGGCGTGAGAAGCGCCGAAAGGGCAGAGTGAAGGTGAAGGTGGATCATGAGCAGTTTGTGGATTTAGGAAAGGTTGTGGAAGTTCGGAATATTTAA
- a CDS encoding helix-turn-helix transcriptional regulator produces the protein MSIQIYILSKLMDENNYPYKLKKELSTPIPFDKLLNLSESKLYYHFESLSKQGLVEQVEIIKEEHRPDKQVFSITDKGRKELPLKIYKVIENAESISEMIVALVNLRFVETDKVIPIIEKKIEQSLIRKDQLNQIYHQIDVVSSTREVVDFMESYYVSQLEQSIHWWKDLLEKLKTKTI, from the coding sequence ATGTCAATTCAAATTTATATCTTAAGTAAGTTAATGGATGAAAATAATTATCCTTATAAATTAAAAAAAGAACTATCCACCCCTATTCCTTTTGATAAATTGCTCAATCTATCTGAAAGCAAGCTATATTATCACTTTGAATCTCTTTCGAAACAGGGCTTAGTTGAACAGGTAGAGATTATCAAAGAAGAACATCGCCCAGACAAACAGGTGTTTTCCATTACTGATAAAGGGCGTAAAGAACTTCCGCTCAAAATTTATAAGGTAATAGAAAATGCAGAATCTATTTCAGAGATGATTGTCGCTCTTGTGAATCTTCGTTTTGTAGAGACTGATAAAGTGATCCCTATTATCGAGAAGAAAATTGAACAGTCACTGATAAGAAAAGATCAATTAAATCAAATTTACCATCAAATAGATGTAGTTAGCTCCACTCGTGAAGTCGTAGATTTCATGGAAAGCTACTACGTTTCTCAACTAGAGCAATCTATTCACTGGTGGAAAGATCTTTTAGAAAAACTGAAAACGAAAACGATATAA
- a CDS encoding MBL fold metallo-hydrolase, which produces MELKKINESIYYSENVRETDRPVLGYVVGENFSIMIDCGNSKSHFDAFIKGLDDHNLPRPKYALITHWHWDHTFGMHAFEGESIVSSATNEVLKRLKAWKWDEESVVKRLETKEEIEFAYNCMKKEYDTFDKISVSTGSIIFEDSLTLDLGGITCQILKVGGPHEADSCVVYVKEAEVLFAGDAHSGDYYHGEGKIDPIKMKEYVEFLKNLSFTTYIPGHDAPMSKEQIIHVLSRFCEVK; this is translated from the coding sequence ATGGAACTGAAAAAAATAAATGAATCTATTTATTATTCAGAAAATGTTAGAGAAACAGACAGACCTGTTTTGGGATATGTTGTAGGTGAGAACTTTTCAATTATGATTGATTGTGGCAATTCAAAATCGCATTTTGATGCCTTTATAAAGGGTTTGGATGATCACAATCTACCACGTCCCAAATATGCTTTGATTACGCACTGGCATTGGGATCATACCTTTGGCATGCATGCTTTTGAGGGGGAATCCATAGTATCTTCAGCAACGAATGAGGTACTAAAACGATTGAAAGCGTGGAAATGGGATGAAGAGTCCGTTGTAAAACGTTTAGAGACAAAAGAAGAAATAGAATTCGCCTATAACTGTATGAAAAAAGAATATGATACGTTCGATAAGATTTCGGTCAGCACAGGATCGATTATTTTCGAGGATTCTTTAACATTGGATTTAGGGGGCATCACTTGCCAAATCCTCAAGGTAGGAGGGCCGCATGAAGCAGACTCTTGTGTTGTATATGTTAAAGAAGCGGAGGTTTTATTTGCAGGTGATGCACATAGTGGAGATTATTATCATGGAGAAGGTAAAATTGATCCCATAAAAATGAAGGAATATGTTGAGTTTTTAAAAAATCTTTCATTCACTACGTATATCCCAGGGCACGACGCCCCTATGAGCAAGGAGCAAATCATTCATGTGTTAAGTAGATTTTGTGAAGTGAAGTAA
- a CDS encoding DUF4317 domain-containing protein has product MIKKEVAHIRKQFKLDHDLMNIYDILNVYIMKESNEIYHWERLPFGMVDREKQELYMGNFKKLLTGELDQKLFELKFQAEAEEPAQVMLHQALVTGDPDEWQDLMLLLVDRMMADTHYERDTVITFVRGQYYRPTKDRNDEAEESEKNEMFAHPFILCSVNSTEKQRKALLFDYVEREFKYNVIVDPIVKLSTPEQGFFYPSVTDNYSDVNRILYCTGKSNFPDPHFIEQVLNAERSVTALEERAIFEDIVKEVAGEQLDATTIAQLYEEIHQVIETNQDEEEPPKLDYRDVERVLKVSGVEDVTMEKVERAFETIVDDKHYEMKASSVMPKFTTKSIKIETKVATISVSPQDLKYVKQVNYQGRRCILIEVDEDAVIEGFTLTTETL; this is encoded by the coding sequence ATGATAAAGAAAGAAGTCGCGCATATACGCAAGCAATTTAAGCTAGATCACGATTTAATGAATATTTACGATATTCTCAACGTGTATATTATGAAGGAAAGCAACGAGATCTATCATTGGGAGCGCCTGCCGTTTGGAATGGTGGATAGAGAGAAGCAGGAGCTGTATATGGGCAATTTCAAAAAGCTCTTGACCGGCGAACTGGATCAGAAATTGTTCGAGTTGAAGTTTCAGGCGGAAGCGGAGGAACCAGCGCAGGTGATGCTTCACCAAGCTTTGGTGACAGGGGATCCAGATGAATGGCAGGACCTGATGCTGCTGTTGGTGGACAGAATGATGGCGGATACTCATTATGAACGGGATACGGTGATCACTTTCGTTCGCGGACAGTATTACCGCCCGACCAAAGATAGAAACGATGAAGCCGAGGAAAGTGAGAAAAACGAAATGTTCGCGCATCCGTTTATTCTATGCAGCGTGAATTCCACGGAGAAGCAACGGAAAGCTCTCTTATTTGATTATGTGGAAAGGGAATTTAAGTACAATGTCATTGTAGATCCGATCGTCAAGTTAAGTACGCCGGAGCAGGGCTTCTTTTACCCAAGCGTGACGGATAATTATTCCGATGTGAACCGCATTCTATATTGTACGGGAAAATCGAACTTTCCAGATCCGCATTTCATCGAGCAGGTCTTGAACGCCGAAAGATCCGTGACGGCACTGGAAGAGAGAGCTATTTTCGAAGACATTGTGAAGGAAGTGGCGGGCGAACAACTTGACGCGACCACCATTGCTCAGTTGTACGAGGAAATCCATCAGGTCATCGAAACCAATCAAGATGAAGAAGAACCTCCTAAGCTCGACTATAGAGATGTAGAACGTGTGCTGAAGGTAAGCGGGGTTGAAGACGTGACGATGGAAAAAGTGGAACGTGCGTTTGAAACCATCGTAGACGACAAGCACTATGAAATGAAGGCAAGTAGTGTGATGCCGAAATTCACTACAAAATCGATAAAGATCGAAACAAAGGTAGCTACGATTTCGGTCAGTCCGCAGGATTTGAAATATGTGAAGCAAGTGAATTATCAAGGTAGACGTTGCATTTTGATTGAGGTTGACGAAGATGCTGTGATCGAAGGATTTACACTCACTACAGAAACACTTTAG